From the genome of Thioclava nitratireducens:
CCGGCGGTCCAAGGTTGGGGAGCAGCGCACCAACCTGCAGACTCTCGTCATGAATGAGGGACCAGCAGGGGGCAGGTCACCGCAGACGTCTATCTCGGCAGGGCCGAAGCCATCCTGAAAACGCGAAAGGAGATCAAAGCCAAAACCATCGCGAAGCGCCGCTTGCTGCATCGCCAGAACGCGGCATAAACTGAAACCACAACGAGCCAGGCCCTCCGTTCTCGATCAGCCCCTCGTGTCTCAAATGTAACCTCCCGATTGAGGCCGCCTGCCTGACGAAGGCTGGGTGAGCTAAGACACGTGCATAAAGACGTAGTTATGCACGTGTCTTAGCGGGAGAGGCCATGCTGGGCGAGGTTCTGGGCGTTGAGCGGCGCCGGCGGTGGAGTGATGACGAGAAGCTCGAGATCGTGCTCGAGGTGGGTGTTGGCGGGGCCTCGGTTACGCAGGTTGCCCAACGGCACGAGCTCACGCGGTCGCAGATCTATGGCTGGCGTCGTGACCTGAAGAAGAGGGGGCTTTGGTCGCCAGATCGGGGCGCGGTTTTTCTGCCGGTCGATTTCGGGCCGCATTCCGAACCCGCACAATCCCCTGCACCCTCTCGGCCTGTTCTTGTGGAACTGCGGCTTTCCAACGGTCGTTGCCTTCGTTTCGACAGCAGCATGGATGGCGAGGCGCTGACCCGGCTGATCCGTGCGGTGGAAGCGGCATGATCGGTCCGGGCACCGGCGTTCGCGTCTACTTGGCATGCGGCGCAACGGACATGCGGAAGGGAATTGCCGGCCTTTCGGCCCTGGCTCAGGACGTGTTGCGCCAGAAGCCAACCAGCGGTGCGGTTTTTGCCTTCCGGGGGCGCAAGGGGGATCGTCTGAAGCTGCTCTACTGGGATGGCCAAGGCTTCTGCCTCTACTACAAGGTCCTCGAGCGCGGGCGCTTTCCCTGGCCGAACACCGAAGCTGGGGTAGCGCGGTTGACCTCCGCCCAGCTGGCGATGCTGTGGGAGGGGATAGACTGGCGACGACCGGACTGGGGCGCACCGCCCGCCCGGGTCGGGTAGATTATCCCTCTGAATCTTC
Proteins encoded in this window:
- the tnpB gene encoding IS66 family insertion sequence element accessory protein TnpB (TnpB, as the term is used for proteins encoded by IS66 family insertion elements, is considered an accessory protein, since TnpC, encoded by a neighboring gene, is a DDE family transposase.), with the protein product MIGPGTGVRVYLACGATDMRKGIAGLSALAQDVLRQKPTSGAVFAFRGRKGDRLKLLYWDGQGFCLYYKVLERGRFPWPNTEAGVARLTSAQLAMLWEGIDWRRPDWGAPPARVG
- the tnpA gene encoding IS66-like element accessory protein TnpA, giving the protein MLGEVLGVERRRRWSDDEKLEIVLEVGVGGASVTQVAQRHELTRSQIYGWRRDLKKRGLWSPDRGAVFLPVDFGPHSEPAQSPAPSRPVLVELRLSNGRCLRFDSSMDGEALTRLIRAVEAA